The sequence CGAGACGCCCGCCGAGGTCGCGGCCGAGACCGGCGTCACCGAGCGCGCCGCCCGCATCGTCGTCGAGGCAATGGCCGAGTTGGGCTATCTGGAGGCCGTCGGCGTCGCCGATGACCGGGAAGCCGACGACGGCTCGGACCCGACCGACGACCGCCTCCACACGCGATACGAAATCACGAATCGTGCGCTCGGCTTCGTCGCCAAGGCCGACGTGCGCTCTATCGGCTCGGTTCCCCACCTCCTCGACTGCGTGGACCGCTGGATTCGGCTCCCCGAGACGATGGAGTCCGGCGAGCCACCCGCCTCGGAGACGGCCTCCGACGAGTGGACCGCGAACTTCGTCGGCGCGATGGCGAACGTGGACGACGCCGCAGTCCGGGCGAGCGTCACCGCCGCGGTCCACCGCAACCCCGACGCCGAGCGCGTGCTGGACGCCGGAGGAGGGCCGGGCGTGTTCGCCAAGGAGTTCGTCCGCCGGGGGTTCGACGTGACGCTGGTGGACAGGCCCGAGGTCGTGGAAATCGACCGGCGGTTTCTCGAACACGAACCCATCGAGTTGGTCGAAGGCGACATTACCGAGGAGCTTCCGGGTGGCGACGACGACGGGTTCGACCTCGTGTTCTGCTCGCGGGTCGCCCACGGTCTCTCGCCCGACGAGAACCGGCGGTTTCTGGCCAACGCGTTCGACGCGCTCTCGCCCGGCGGCGCGGTCGTGCTGACCGACCGCGTTCGCGGGCGGTCCGACGACGCGGCTCTCTTCGGCGCGCACATGCTCGCCCAGACCGAGGAGGGCGACACCTACACCGAAGCCCAGTTCTCGTCGTGGCTCCGCGAGGCCGGATTCGAGGCGGTAGAAGTCCGGGACGTGCCGGGGTTCGACCGGCAGGTCGTCGCCGGACTGCGGCCGCGCGATTGAAGTTCTCTCGCCTCCGAGGTGGCGTATGGAACTCGCGGTACTGCGCGACGACATGGTTGACAGCCTCGAACACGACTCGAAGGGAGTCGTCTCCAGCGAGCGCCTCAGCGCCGCCATGCGCGCGGTCCCGCGCCACGAGTTCGTCGAGGACGACCGACTCGCCTACGCCGACCGGTCGTTCGAGCATCGGGGGACCCGCGTCCTCGCGCCGAGTACCGCGGCCCGCCTGTTGGAGGCGCTCGACGCCGACGAGGGCGATTCGGTTCTCGTCGTCGGCGCTGGCGTGGGCTACACCGCGGCGGTCCTCGCGGAAATCGTCGGCGAGCGCAACGTCCACGCCGTGGACATCACCCGCAACGTGGTGTGGGAGGCCCGGAGCAACCTCGCGTCGGCGGGCTACGAGGGCGTCTTCGTGGACTGCCGGAACGGCGGCGACGGCCTGCCGGAGTACGCGCCCTTCGACCGCATCCTCGTGGAGGCCGCCGCGGCCGAACCGCCCCGCCCGCTGGTCGAACAGCTCGCACCCGACGGCCGACTCGTCCTCCCGGTCGGCATCGGCCAGCAGTCGCTGACGATAGTTCGTAGCGCGGAACGGAGTTCCGCGGACAGTCGAGCGGTGGAACCGCGGGACGACGAGGACCCCGCCGACCCCGAGACCCAACCGCTCGGCACCGTGGCCTTCCAACCGCTCCTCGTGGAAGGCGAGCAGGCCGGGTCCATCGAGCGCAACCGGACCGTCCGCGAGGACCGCGAGCGCGCCGAGCGGTCGCGCGAACGCCGGACCGGGTGGGAACAGGACTGGATAGACTGGGACGGCGACGGGGGTCGCCCGGAGTGACGACGACGGGGAGTAGTCGCCCGGAGTGACGACGACGGGGGTCGCCCGGAGTGACGACGACGAGGAGTAGTCGCCCGGAGTGAGGCTTTTTCCCGCCCCGCGATGATTGGTATCGTATGGCAACCGACCGACGGGAGACCGCGGACCCGCCCGAGCGCGACGGGAGTCGTCGAGGGAGCTACCTCCTCGCGGGGTTGCTCGCGGCCGTCTTCCTGTTGGGTCTCCTGCGAGTCGTCTCGCCGACCGCCGCGGCGCTCGCGGTCGGGTCGCTGTTGGCGCTGTTCGGAGTGGCGGTCGGTCTCCTCGCGGTCCGCGAGGAGTTCGGGTAGTCAGCCGTCGGCCAGCACCAGTATCGCGGTGTTCTCGCGCTCGTCGGCGTAGTCGCTCCCGGCGGGCGGTTTGATTCGCACGGTGAGCGTCCCCTCCCGCTGGTTCGGCGCAAGTTCGGGGTTCACCGAGACGGTCGCGTTCCCGTTCGCTCCGGTGGTCGCGGTCGCGACGCTGTCGAGCGTCGCCGTGCCGCCCGACACGACGACCGTCGCGTCGCTGACCGGGTTGCCTTCGGGGTCCACGACGGTCACGGTGAGTTTCTCCTCGCCGGGGCCAATTACGTCCGGCGCGGGCGCGGCGTCGAGTTCCGTGACGGTCAGGCCGCCGAGACCCGAGAGCATGTTCATCATCACGCCGAGGCTGGCGACCCCGACCACCAAGGCGATGACGAGGCGGACCGGCAGGCCCTCGATGGCCCGGTCGTCGTCGGCAAAGCGGTCGAGACGGTCGGAGGCGGTCTCCTCGAAGTAGCCGTAGTAGCCCAGTAGCGTCGGCATGGGCCGGGTTCGTCCCGTCCCCGGATTTAAACTCTCGGGTGAGAGACGACCCGCGTCGTCCCGAACGTTCAAGTACGAGACCGCGACCAAGCAGTCCCGTGACTCACGTCCTCGGTCGCAGCGATTCCGGCGTCACCGGAATCGCGGACTCCGACGCCGACGAATCATCCGACTCCTCCGCCTCCGGCCGTCTCGGGGCCTACCGCGCCCGCGACGGGAGTCGCGGCGCGACGGTCCGAATCGACCTCGACGGCCCCCACGCCGGACTCGTCGTCGGCAAGCGCGGCTACGGCAAGTCCTACACGCTCGGCGTTCTCGCCGAAGAACTCGCCCGCGCGCCCGGCGTCGTCCCGGTCGTCGCGGACCCAATGGGCATCTTCGGGTCGCTGGCGGACCTCGGCACCGAAGTCGTCGCCGACCCTCGCGTCGCGGCCGACGCGCTCGCGCCGCGAGCGTGGTGCGACTTGCTCGGTCTCGACGCGGCCTCGTCGGCGGGCGCGCTGGTCTGGCAGGCCGCGGCGGCCCGGTCGTCGCTCGCCGGGATGCGCGCGTTCGTCGCCGACGCCGACACGAAGGCCGACCGCCCGACCCGCCGGGCCGCGGACAACCACCTCGCGCTCGCCGAGTCGTGGGGCGTCTTCGCGCCCGAGGGCGTGACCGCGGGCGACCTCCTCGACCCGCCGGAGGGCACCGTGCTGGACCTCTCGGGTCTCGACGGCGCGCCCGCGAACGCGGTTCTGCGCGCGGTCGCGAGCGGTCTCTACGACTACTGCGTCGGCGAGCGCCCGGCCCGCCTGCCGTGGTTGCTGGTGGACGAGGCCCACGCCTTCTTCGACGGACTGGCGGACGCCGGGCTCCGGACCGTCCTGACGAGGGGTCGCCAGCCCGGTCTCAGCTTCGTCGGCGCGACACAGCGACCGAGCGCGCTCCCGGCGGTCGCGGTCTCGCAGGCCGACCTCCTGTTGGCCCACCGGCTTACTTCGCGCGCCGACCTCGACGCGCTGACCGCGGCGCGTCCGAACTACCTCGACTCCTTCGAGGAGCGCCTGCCCGAAGCCCCCGGCGAGGTCCTGCTGGTGGACGACGCGACCGAGAGCGTCCACGCCGTCCGAATCCGGGAGCGCGAGACGACCCACGGCGGCGGGAGTCCGAGCGCGAGTCGCCGGACGGAGTGACCGCGAGCGCGCTCCGAAAACAGTATCCCGGTCGGCGCGCTCGTCTCCGACGAGTATCGAATGTCGGAGGCCGAGGCAACCCCGCTCGAACGACTGAAACCGCTCGTGCTGGTCGCGGTCGGCGGCTTCACGGGCGCAATCGCACGTTACGCGGTCGCGGCGGCGCTCCCCGGCGGCTTCCCGTGGGGCACGCTCGCGGTCAACGTCGCGGGGAGTTTCGCGTTGGGCGTCCTCCTGTTCGAGGCGACGCTGACGGGGCGTCTCAGCTCCGAGACGCGGCTCGTCCTCGGCACCGGATTCCTCTCGTCGTTCACGACCTACAGCACCTTCGCGGTCCAGACCGCGGCGCTGTCGCCGCGGTGGGCGGTCGCCAACGTCGCCGCGAACTACACGCTGGGCTTTCTCGCGGTGGTCGCCGGTCGGAGCGCGGTCCGGTCGCTCGCCGCGCCGGAGGTGGCTGGATGAGCCGGGAACGGACTCCGAGGAGGAACCGATGAACGCCGTCCTGCTGGTCGGGGTGGGCGGCCTCCTCGGCGCACTCTCGCGGTTCGCGGTCGGGTCCGTTGTCGCCGACGGTCGGCGGGCCACGCTCGCGGTGAACCTGCTGGGAAGTCTCGCCCTCGGCGCGCTGACCGCCCGGCTCGCCGCCGACGCGACGTTGGTGGCGCTCCTCGGCACCGGCTTCTGCGGCGCGTTCACCACGTTTTCGAGCTTCGCGGTCGAGACCGTCGAGTCGTACGAGAGCGGCGCGCGACGCGCGGCGCTCGGGAACGCCGCCGCGAATCTGGTCGGCGCGCTCGTCGCGGTCGGTCTCGGCGGCTGGCTGGCGACGGCGCTCTGACCGCGCTACGCGAGCAGGTCCCGGAGCCACATCCCCGCGCCGACCGCCACCATGACGAGGCCCACCGAGGAGGTCAGCGGGTCGGGAAAGAGGACGAGCAACACCCCGAGGACGATGAGCGTCGGAACTAGCTCCTCGTGGAGGAAACTGTCGCTGTCGTCGGGTCGCCGGTCGGTTCGCACCGTCCGACCGACGACGCGCTCGCAGTTACGGTTTTGGGCGGGCCATCGACCGACGGTCTCCGTCGCGAGCCGCCAGCGCGACGCGACTCGCTGTGGAAGCGTACGGACACGTCGCAAACTTTAGTATGTAGGAATGAGGTGAGAAAACCGATGCCACTGCGACCCACCGACACCGATCTTCTCGCTGACATCTGCATGTCGGTCGCACTACAGAACTACGGGTTTCTGTACACCGACCGCGTCAACGACGAGATACGGTCGCGCTACGAGAGCGGAGAGAAGAGCCGACTCAAGGCGAGTTCGCTGTCTCAGACCGAGATAAAGAAGGCGATGGATGAAGTCGTCTCCGACGAGTACTCGGAACTTCAGCGCCTCCGGACGGGCGTCTACTACTACGACCCCTTCGGGGCGGGCGACGACCAAGGAATCGCCGACGAGTTGACCGCGCTGTTCCGCCAGCAACTCGTCGTCACCAGCGAGGAGTTGCGCTCGCGGTTCGACCTCGCCATCGACGACATCGACTTCTTCGCCGAGGAGTTGACCGACCGGAATCTCGTCCGGCGAATCGCCACCGGCGAGCGCGACTACTACACCATCGGGTCGCGACTCAAGGAGCAGGCCGGGGAGGCGGGCGTGGACGCTCGACTCCGCGAGAAAGCCACGTACGGCAAGCTCTCCCACGACCAGTTGGAGAAGGTCATCAACGTCTCGGCGACCGCCGACGTGATTCGGTACCTCGAAGCCGAGGAGTTCGTCATCGACTTGGACGGCGAGTATCTGGTCGAGAGCGCCATCTCCCGGTACGGTCAGTATCTCGCCGACGAGATCGGCGACGACGTGGCCGCCGAGTTCGAGAACTCGGGGTACGTCCTGCCGGAGACGGAGTTCTCGCAGGTCGTGGAGAACGAGGTCTCCGAGCGGTCGGACGTGCTGGCGCAGGCGCGGGGCGTCCGCGGCAACATCCTCAAGGCGACCGAGGAGACCCTGACGGAGGACCTCGGTCTCGACGCGGACTCGCCGGTCGTCCGCCAGACCGACGAGTTCGAGTCCTACATCGACCGACGCGCCGAGGAGATAAAACGCGAAGTCCCGAGTAGCGGCGAGCGCCTCGCCACGGAGTCGGACTTCCGCGATGTCGGTCACCCGATGATAGACGAGATTCACGTCAGCACCGCCGAGCAGGCCAACGAGTACGCTCGCGACGCGATACGCAACCGGTTCGACGAGATGGTTCGGGAGGACTTCTCGGTCGATACCGAGACCTGACCCGACAGACGAAGACAGAGACGACTTACCGACCTAATCGACCACGTACGCTACTATGCCACGAAAATACCAGAATTTCCCGAAGACCGAGATGGCCGACGGAACCTACCGCATCGCAGAGCCAGTCAACCAGACCGACGACGCCGTCCGCATCGAGGCCGGATGGTTCGACACCGAAGACGACATCGAGGGCGAGTGGGAGGAGCCAATCGGTGCTATCATCCGCAACGACCTGACCGGCGGGATGGAGTTGACCGAGGGAACCGGCACGCTCCCGCGACAGCAGGCCGTCGAGAACCTCTCGAACGCGACGACGGACGGCGAACCGGTCGTCGCCGGAGAGGCAGAGGCCGAGGCGCTCATCGACTACTTCGCGAAGAAGGACGTGCTGGAACTCGACGACAAGAGCAACGACGTGGTGTTGCTCAAAGACCCCAACGAGGTGTCGGGGAAGATGGTCCTCAACTGGGCGGCCGCGATGGCCGCCTGCGTCGACAAGATAGACGAGACGATGGACCGCTTCGAGCGGGCCAAAGAGAAGCTCCAGAAGCACATGGAGAACGTCGACGCCAACCCCCAGCGCACCGAGGAGCTGATGAAAGAGAAGGCCCAAGAGCTGATGGCGCTGGGCGAGGGGTCGGGCTTCCCCGACCGGAGCGACCTCTCCGAGCAGGCCCAACAGAAGTACGACATCCTGCGCGAGGACTTCATCTACTACAAGAAGCTCAACGAGGCCGGACAGGAGAACGTCTCGACCGCCCAGCAGGGCGTCGACCAGATAGCCAACATCATCCAGAAGCTGGAGGGTGCCCGCGAGATTCTCGACCAGAAGCAGGGACAGGTTCGGACGCGGGCGCTCAAGGAGCGCGTCTTCCCCGAGAGCGAGGTCAACATCGCGATGAACATGGGCGAACTCGTCACCAGCCTCGCTGGCGTCGGAAGCATCGAAGAGGAGGCCGAGAGCATGTCCGAGG is a genomic window of Halorussus salinus containing:
- a CDS encoding class I SAM-dependent methyltransferase, whose amino-acid sequence is MDYREALLLWAARETGVLRTITTSCETPAEVAAETGVTERAARIVVEAMAELGYLEAVGVADDREADDGSDPTDDRLHTRYEITNRALGFVAKADVRSIGSVPHLLDCVDRWIRLPETMESGEPPASETASDEWTANFVGAMANVDDAAVRASVTAAVHRNPDAERVLDAGGGPGVFAKEFVRRGFDVTLVDRPEVVEIDRRFLEHEPIELVEGDITEELPGGDDDGFDLVFCSRVAHGLSPDENRRFLANAFDALSPGGAVVLTDRVRGRSDDAALFGAHMLAQTEEGDTYTEAQFSSWLREAGFEAVEVRDVPGFDRQVVAGLRPRD
- a CDS encoding protein-L-isoaspartate O-methyltransferase family protein, producing MELAVLRDDMVDSLEHDSKGVVSSERLSAAMRAVPRHEFVEDDRLAYADRSFEHRGTRVLAPSTAARLLEALDADEGDSVLVVGAGVGYTAAVLAEIVGERNVHAVDITRNVVWEARSNLASAGYEGVFVDCRNGGDGLPEYAPFDRILVEAAAAEPPRPLVEQLAPDGRLVLPVGIGQQSLTIVRSAERSSADSRAVEPRDDEDPADPETQPLGTVAFQPLLVEGEQAGSIERNRTVREDRERAERSRERRTGWEQDWIDWDGDGGRPE
- a CDS encoding DUF7382 domain-containing protein codes for the protein MPTLLGYYGYFEETASDRLDRFADDDRAIEGLPVRLVIALVVGVASLGVMMNMLSGLGGLTVTELDAAPAPDVIGPGEEKLTVTVVDPEGNPVSDATVVVSGGTATLDSVATATTGANGNATVSVNPELAPNQREGTLTVRIKPPAGSDYADERENTAILVLADG
- a CDS encoding ATP-binding protein, which codes for MTHVLGRSDSGVTGIADSDADESSDSSASGRLGAYRARDGSRGATVRIDLDGPHAGLVVGKRGYGKSYTLGVLAEELARAPGVVPVVADPMGIFGSLADLGTEVVADPRVAADALAPRAWCDLLGLDAASSAGALVWQAAAARSSLAGMRAFVADADTKADRPTRRAADNHLALAESWGVFAPEGVTAGDLLDPPEGTVLDLSGLDGAPANAVLRAVASGLYDYCVGERPARLPWLLVDEAHAFFDGLADAGLRTVLTRGRQPGLSFVGATQRPSALPAVAVSQADLLLAHRLTSRADLDALTAARPNYLDSFEERLPEAPGEVLLVDDATESVHAVRIRERETTHGGGSPSASRRTE
- the crcB gene encoding fluoride efflux transporter CrcB, with the protein product MSEAEATPLERLKPLVLVAVGGFTGAIARYAVAAALPGGFPWGTLAVNVAGSFALGVLLFEATLTGRLSSETRLVLGTGFLSSFTTYSTFAVQTAALSPRWAVANVAANYTLGFLAVVAGRSAVRSLAAPEVAG
- a CDS encoding fluoride efflux transporter FluC; amino-acid sequence: MNAVLLVGVGGLLGALSRFAVGSVVADGRRATLAVNLLGSLALGALTARLAADATLVALLGTGFCGAFTTFSSFAVETVESYESGARRAALGNAAANLVGALVAVGLGGWLATAL